Proteins from one Streptomyces sp. NBC_00289 genomic window:
- a CDS encoding S8 family serine peptidase yields MELRARRRRGIAAAGVASAALLLAGLPGGVAQAAPTGESTDGASRAVARSAGGARTAGTAKTVTLVTGDQVLVDGTGQVTGVRRAQGRERVPFSVREVSGHTQVVPGDAELLLAQGKVDARLFDVTRLVADGYDDAGRSDLPLIVTFRGRKAPALAPFTGAGARIGRTLPVINGKAMRSVKKRGADFWDAVTGADTHKAEGTTEFTAPTAVEKLWLDGRRRASLDKSVPQIGAPTAWEAGYDGTGVKVAVLDTGVDTTHPDLASQVTEAKDFSGSSGTGDAFGHGTHVASTVAGSGAKSEGRFKGVAPGAKILNGKVLDDSGYGSDSGVIAGMEWAVAQGADIANLSLGGEDTPGIDPLEETVNRLSAESDTLFVISAGNSGEAGERTVGSPGSADAALTVGAVDASDKLGSFSSRGPRIGDGGVKPDLTAPGVSITAAAAAGSVLEGEYPSDIPGYLTIGGTSMASPHVAGAAALLAQQLPEWDGERIKAVLTGSAKPGPYSSFQQGTGRTDLVRAIGQSVVTGQGPLDFGTHQWPHGDDAPVTKRLTYRNLGTERVTLDLSVEAFSVEGKPAAEGMFSVSPQRLTVPAGGEASADVTADTRAGSADGTFGGSVTGTSADGEVKVRTAVGAEREVESYELTLKHIDENGEPTGDALTSVSGIDREFNADYTDEEDGELTVRLPKGDYNLSGVIHPSYESATHAVLVQPKLRLDSDTTVTVDARQARPVAITVPDAAAENTEATAVFRYERGGELGLGTLQYILPTFQGTRFGQLGSAAAGASALFAGDWTRQDDEGRPVTYHLAWNRPGDLGGFTASVERKRLAKVDLQVGAPVGGRNVQVEVSPHLADGRFVFTDHDLRGVLPLRTTDYVLDNGVAWSFRTWQTSGEGRDTVWENFLMRMPRTWQAGKNYRERFNVGVFGPSLPGAGEAGPGQGYPGLLRYGHTIRAYLPLFGDGAGHWGTSDHTTPASSLQADGKEIPDSYETPPTDGVTEFTVPARDSAYKLSVDNSRDPAVYPVSTRVAAEWTFRSAEIPEDEQTALPLSVVRFSPALSLSSTAKAGKRFEVPFSIEGAAAGQRPRKLAFEVSYDEGTSWQPAKAVGGTHLTLRHPAEAGSVSLRVRLTDRQGNTLLQTIERAYLTAR; encoded by the coding sequence ATGGAGTTACGTGCCAGACGCAGACGTGGGATCGCGGCCGCGGGGGTAGCTTCCGCGGCCCTTCTGTTGGCCGGACTTCCGGGAGGGGTGGCCCAGGCCGCGCCGACCGGTGAGTCTACCGACGGGGCCTCCAGGGCGGTGGCCCGGAGCGCGGGCGGCGCCCGAACGGCCGGGACCGCGAAGACGGTGACGCTGGTGACCGGGGACCAGGTCCTGGTGGACGGCACCGGCCAGGTCACCGGGGTGCGGCGGGCACAGGGCCGCGAGCGGGTGCCTTTCTCGGTCCGCGAGGTCTCCGGGCACACCCAGGTGGTGCCCGGAGACGCGGAACTGCTGTTGGCGCAGGGCAAGGTGGATGCCCGGCTGTTCGACGTGACCCGACTGGTGGCGGACGGCTACGACGACGCGGGCCGTTCCGACCTACCGCTGATCGTCACGTTCCGCGGCAGGAAGGCGCCCGCGCTGGCCCCCTTCACCGGGGCCGGGGCGCGGATTGGACGGACCCTCCCGGTCATCAACGGGAAGGCGATGCGGTCCGTCAAGAAGCGTGGCGCCGACTTCTGGGACGCCGTGACCGGCGCCGACACCCACAAGGCCGAGGGCACGACGGAGTTCACCGCGCCGACCGCGGTCGAGAAGCTGTGGCTGGACGGCAGGCGCAGGGCGAGCCTCGACAAGAGCGTCCCGCAGATCGGCGCGCCGACGGCCTGGGAGGCCGGCTATGACGGCACCGGCGTCAAAGTCGCCGTACTGGACACCGGGGTCGACACGACCCACCCCGACCTCGCGAGCCAGGTGACCGAGGCGAAGGACTTCTCCGGCTCTTCCGGCACCGGCGACGCGTTCGGCCACGGCACACATGTGGCGTCCACCGTGGCCGGGAGCGGGGCCAAGTCCGAGGGCAGGTTCAAGGGGGTCGCCCCGGGCGCGAAGATCCTCAACGGCAAGGTCCTGGACGACTCCGGCTACGGCTCCGACTCGGGCGTCATCGCGGGCATGGAGTGGGCGGTCGCCCAGGGCGCCGACATCGCCAACCTCAGCCTCGGCGGCGAGGACACGCCGGGCATCGACCCGCTGGAGGAGACGGTCAACCGGCTCTCCGCCGAGTCGGACACCCTCTTCGTCATCTCGGCGGGCAACAGCGGCGAGGCCGGCGAGCGGACGGTCGGCTCACCCGGCAGTGCCGACGCGGCGCTCACCGTCGGCGCGGTCGACGCGTCCGACAAGCTGGGCTCGTTCTCCAGCCGCGGCCCGCGCATCGGTGACGGCGGGGTCAAGCCCGACCTGACCGCGCCTGGCGTCTCCATCACGGCCGCCGCGGCCGCCGGCAGCGTCCTGGAGGGCGAGTACCCCTCCGACATACCCGGGTACCTCACCATCGGCGGAACGTCGATGGCGTCCCCGCACGTGGCGGGCGCCGCGGCCCTGCTCGCCCAGCAGCTTCCCGAGTGGGACGGCGAGCGGATCAAGGCGGTCCTCACCGGTTCCGCGAAGCCGGGCCCGTACAGCTCCTTCCAGCAGGGCACCGGCCGCACGGACCTGGTCCGGGCGATCGGGCAGAGCGTCGTCACCGGGCAGGGGCCGCTCGACTTCGGCACGCACCAGTGGCCGCACGGCGACGACGCCCCGGTGACCAAGCGGCTGACATACCGAAACCTCGGTACGGAGCGGGTCACCCTGGACCTGTCGGTCGAGGCGTTCTCGGTGGAAGGCAAGCCCGCCGCCGAGGGCATGTTCTCCGTGTCGCCCCAGCGCCTCACCGTTCCGGCGGGCGGCGAGGCGAGTGCCGACGTCACCGCCGACACCCGCGCGGGCAGTGCCGACGGCACGTTCGGCGGCTCGGTGACCGGCACCTCGGCCGACGGCGAGGTCAAGGTGCGTACCGCCGTGGGGGCGGAGCGTGAGGTCGAGTCGTACGAACTGACGCTGAAGCACATCGACGAGAACGGCGAGCCGACCGGCGACGCCCTGACCTCCGTCAGCGGCATCGACAGGGAGTTCAACGCCGACTACACCGACGAGGAGGACGGCGAGCTCACGGTGCGGCTGCCCAAGGGCGACTACAACCTCAGCGGTGTCATCCACCCCTCGTACGAGTCCGCCACCCACGCCGTGCTGGTGCAGCCGAAGCTGCGGCTCGACTCGGACACCACCGTCACCGTCGACGCCCGGCAGGCACGGCCGGTGGCCATCACCGTGCCCGACGCGGCGGCCGAGAACACCGAGGCCACAGCCGTCTTCCGCTACGAGCGGGGCGGAGAGCTGGGCCTGGGCACACTCCAGTACATACTGCCGACCTTCCAGGGCACGCGGTTCGGGCAGCTGGGATCCGCCGCGGCCGGAGCGTCCGCCCTCTTCGCCGGTGACTGGACCCGCCAGGACGACGAGGGCCGGCCGGTCACCTACCACCTGGCCTGGAACCGCCCCGGCGACCTGGGCGGCTTCACCGCCTCGGTCGAGCGGAAGCGGCTCGCCAAGGTCGACCTCCAGGTGGGCGCGCCCGTCGGGGGCAGGAACGTCCAGGTCGAGGTGTCTCCGCACCTGGCCGACGGCCGCTTCGTCTTCACCGACCACGACCTGAGAGGGGTCCTGCCCCTGCGCACCACCGACTACGTCCTCGACAACGGCGTCGCATGGTCCTTCCGCACGTGGCAGACCAGCGGCGAGGGCCGCGACACGGTCTGGGAGAACTTCCTGATGAGGATGCCGAGGACCTGGCAGGCCGGTAAGAACTACCGCGAACGGTTCAACGTCGGCGTCTTCGGCCCGTCCCTTCCCGGCGCCGGAGAGGCCGGACCCGGGCAGGGATACCCCGGTCTGCTGCGGTACGGCCACACCATCAGGGCGTACCTGCCGCTGTTCGGCGACGGCGCCGGGCACTGGGGCACCAGCGACCACACCACACCGGCGAGCTCGCTCCAGGCGGACGGCAAGGAGATCCCGGACAGTTACGAAACCCCGCCGACGGACGGCGTCACCGAGTTCACCGTTCCCGCCCGCGACAGCGCGTACAAGCTGAGCGTGGACAACTCCCGTGACCCCGCGGTGTACCCGGTCAGTACCCGCGTGGCCGCGGAGTGGACCTTCCGCTCCGCCGAGATCCCCGAGGACGAGCAGACCGCGCTGCCCCTGTCGGTGGTCCGCTTCTCCCCCGCACTGTCCCTGTCCAGCACGGCGAAGGCGGGCAAGCGGTTCGAGGTGCCCTTCAGCATCGAGGGTGCGGCCGCGGGACAGCGGCCCAGGAAACTCGCCTTCGAGGTGTCGTACGACGAGGGCACCTCATGGCAGCCCGCCAAGGCCGTCGGGGGTACGCACCTGACGCTGCGGCACCCGGCCGAGGCGGGCTCCGTCTCGCTGCGGGTCAGGCTGACCGACCGGCAGGGCAACACGCTGCTCCAGACGATCGAACGCGCCTACCTCACCGCGAGGTGA
- the araB gene encoding ribulokinase, whose product MTRPHDDRANLEPCVVGVDFGTLSGRAVVVRVRDGAELGTAEHPYAHAVLDRELPDGTRLPPDWALQVPSDYIDVLRHAVPEALGRSGVRPEQVIAIGTDFTACTVLPVLDDGTPLCELPDLTDRPHAYVKLWRHHAAQAQAERITALAEERKEGWLRRYGGRISSEWEFAKALQVLEEDPEVYGRTERWVEVADWIVWQLCGTYVRNACTAGYKGQFQDGAYPSRDYLTALNPGFADFVTDKLDHPIAQLGDRAGALTAEAAAWTGLPEGITVCVGNIDAHVTAPAAGAVEPGRMVVITGTSTCHIMSSDRNETVPGMCGIVDGGIVSGLWGYEAGQSGVGDIFGWFVRTGFPSSYAEQAQALGRDPHEHLTALAGEQRVGEHGLIALDWHSGNRSVLVDHDLSGLVVGLTLATRPEDVYRALLEATAFGTRTIIEAFETAGVPVKELIVAGGLTKNALLMQIYADVTRRPLGVIGSAQGPALGAAMHAAVAAGAYPDIRAAAQTMGSGHRGAYQPDPERAAAYDRLYAEYRLLHDYFGRGANEVMHRLRHIRAEASA is encoded by the coding sequence GTGACCAGACCGCACGATGACCGCGCGAACCTCGAACCCTGCGTCGTGGGAGTCGACTTCGGCACGCTGTCCGGGCGGGCCGTCGTGGTCCGCGTCCGCGACGGGGCGGAGCTGGGTACGGCGGAGCACCCGTACGCCCACGCGGTCCTGGACCGCGAACTGCCCGACGGCACCCGGCTGCCGCCCGACTGGGCCCTGCAAGTCCCCTCCGACTACATCGACGTCCTGCGCCACGCCGTGCCCGAGGCCCTTGGCCGCTCGGGGGTCCGGCCGGAGCAAGTCATCGCCATCGGGACGGACTTCACCGCGTGCACGGTCCTCCCCGTGCTCGACGACGGCACGCCGCTGTGCGAACTGCCGGACCTGACCGACCGCCCGCACGCCTACGTCAAGCTGTGGCGGCACCACGCGGCCCAGGCACAGGCCGAACGGATCACGGCGCTGGCCGAGGAGCGGAAGGAGGGGTGGCTGCGGCGGTACGGCGGACGGATCTCCTCGGAGTGGGAGTTCGCCAAGGCCCTGCAGGTGCTGGAGGAGGATCCGGAGGTCTACGGCCGCACGGAGCGGTGGGTGGAGGTCGCGGACTGGATCGTGTGGCAGCTGTGCGGGACGTACGTGCGCAACGCCTGCACCGCCGGATACAAGGGCCAGTTCCAGGACGGCGCCTACCCCTCCCGCGACTACCTGACGGCACTGAACCCCGGCTTCGCGGACTTCGTGACCGACAAGCTGGATCATCCCATCGCCCAACTCGGTGACAGAGCAGGGGCGTTGACGGCAGAAGCAGCCGCCTGGACGGGGCTGCCGGAGGGCATCACGGTGTGCGTCGGCAACATCGACGCACATGTCACCGCGCCCGCCGCTGGAGCGGTGGAGCCCGGCCGGATGGTGGTCATCACGGGCACCTCCACCTGTCACATCATGAGCTCCGACCGCAACGAGACCGTGCCGGGCATGTGCGGGATCGTCGACGGTGGCATCGTGTCCGGCCTGTGGGGCTACGAGGCCGGGCAGAGCGGCGTGGGCGACATCTTCGGCTGGTTCGTCCGCACCGGTTTCCCCTCCTCGTACGCCGAGCAGGCCCAGGCCCTGGGCCGCGACCCCCACGAACACCTCACCGCCCTCGCCGGCGAACAGCGGGTGGGAGAGCACGGGTTGATCGCGCTGGACTGGCACAGCGGCAACCGTTCCGTCCTGGTCGACCACGACCTCAGCGGGCTGGTGGTCGGCCTGACCCTCGCCACCCGCCCCGAGGACGTTTACCGCGCCCTGCTGGAGGCGACCGCCTTCGGCACCCGCACCATCATCGAGGCGTTCGAGACGGCCGGGGTGCCGGTCAAGGAACTGATCGTCGCGGGCGGTCTGACGAAGAACGCGCTGTTGATGCAGATCTACGCCGACGTCACCCGCCGCCCCCTCGGCGTCATCGGCTCCGCCCAGGGGCCGGCCCTCGGCGCCGCCATGCACGCCGCCGTCGCCGCCGGCGCGTACCCCGACATCCGGGCCGCCGCCCAGACCATGGGCAGCGGCCACCGCGGGGCCTACCAGCCCGATCCCGAACGGGCCGCCGCCTACGACCGGCTGTACGCCGAATACCGGCTCCTGCACGACTACTTCGGCCGGGGCGCCAACGAGGTCATGCACCGCCTGCGCCACATCCGCGCCGAGGCGTCCGCCTGA
- a CDS encoding response regulator, producing the protein MAAAATRPYDVLLVEDDLADAMLIQDALAERGTRNLTQVPDGMAALDYLRDQNNPRPDLIVLDLNMPRMNGREFLAVVKEDADLRTIPVVVLTTSAAPDDVTGAYHHHANAYVTKPVNLEEFEAAVRSIDAFYLDIAVKPPKP; encoded by the coding sequence ATGGCCGCCGCCGCAACCCGCCCCTACGACGTCCTGCTGGTCGAAGACGACCTCGCCGACGCCATGCTCATCCAGGACGCCCTCGCCGAGCGCGGCACGCGCAACCTCACCCAGGTCCCCGACGGCATGGCGGCCCTGGACTACCTGCGCGATCAGAACAACCCGCGGCCCGATCTCATCGTGCTGGACCTCAACATGCCCCGCATGAACGGGCGCGAGTTCCTCGCCGTGGTGAAGGAGGACGCCGACCTGCGCACCATCCCGGTCGTCGTCCTGACCACGTCCGCCGCCCCCGACGACGTCACCGGCGCCTACCATCACCACGCCAACGCCTACGTCACCAAGCCGGTGAACCTGGAGGAGTTCGAGGCGGCGGTCCGCAGCATCGACGCCTTCTACCTCGACATCGCCGTCAAGCCCCCCAAGCCGTAG
- a CDS encoding ATP-binding protein: MNSKSADAEGAFSTWTTRRWLWAGVSVTLIVLAVLGSLGGWAMWRTSQITAELVDRRSPALIDSMRVQEALVNQETGIRGYGLSGQRDFLQPYTRGVAEEKVVLRRLRPLLAGDERARADLADVERLAGSWQERIAGPVTSAPAEDAVQLATERAEEGKSTFDSLRKALARQQSHLEAERATASRELRHATKLRNWMFAVIAVVIVLVAFVVFEGLRRGITGPLSLLGSDARDVAQGRFDLALVGKGPADLRQLTSDVESMRRRLLEELQSSEASRTLLDEQAADLKRSNAELEQFAYVASHDLQEPLRKVSSFTQLLQRRYGSQLDERADQYIAFAVDGANRMQVLINDLLAFSRVGRVHNEHQTVDLEEVMSKTLDNLSVAVEESGAEITHDVLPTVVGDTTQLGMLWQNLLSNAIKFRSSDRTPHIHVSAVSADGVWEFAVSDNGIGIAPEFQEKVFILFQRLHTKDAYPGTGIGLAMCKKIVEFHGGTIGIDPDHTPGTRLVLTLPAVEAAPAAPERKTQP; encoded by the coding sequence ATGAACAGCAAGTCGGCCGACGCCGAGGGCGCGTTCTCCACCTGGACGACCCGCCGCTGGCTGTGGGCGGGGGTCTCGGTCACCCTGATCGTGCTCGCCGTCCTCGGATCGCTCGGGGGCTGGGCGATGTGGCGCACCTCGCAGATCACGGCCGAGCTGGTGGACAGGCGATCGCCCGCTCTGATCGACTCCATGCGGGTGCAGGAGGCCCTGGTGAACCAGGAGACCGGCATCCGCGGTTACGGACTGTCGGGTCAGCGCGACTTCCTTCAGCCGTACACGCGGGGTGTGGCCGAGGAGAAGGTCGTCCTGCGGCGCCTGCGACCCCTGCTGGCCGGCGACGAGCGAGCCCGCGCGGACCTGGCCGACGTGGAGCGGCTCGCCGGCAGTTGGCAGGAGCGGATAGCCGGCCCGGTCACCTCGGCCCCGGCCGAGGATGCCGTGCAGCTCGCCACGGAGCGAGCGGAGGAGGGCAAGTCCACCTTCGACTCACTGCGGAAAGCCCTGGCGCGCCAGCAGTCCCACCTGGAAGCCGAGCGGGCGACGGCCAGTCGTGAACTGCGGCACGCCACGAAACTGCGGAACTGGATGTTCGCGGTCATCGCCGTCGTCATCGTCCTGGTGGCGTTCGTCGTCTTCGAGGGACTACGGCGCGGCATCACAGGTCCGCTCAGTCTGCTCGGCTCCGACGCGCGCGACGTGGCGCAAGGCCGCTTCGACCTGGCCCTCGTCGGCAAGGGCCCCGCCGACCTGCGGCAGCTGACATCGGACGTCGAGTCGATGCGCCGGCGCCTGCTGGAGGAACTTCAGTCCAGCGAAGCGTCCCGGACTCTGCTGGACGAGCAGGCGGCGGACCTGAAGCGGTCGAACGCGGAGCTGGAACAGTTCGCCTACGTCGCCTCGCACGACCTGCAGGAACCGCTGCGCAAGGTGTCCAGCTTCACCCAGCTCCTGCAACGGCGCTACGGGAGCCAACTGGACGAGCGGGCCGACCAGTACATCGCCTTCGCCGTCGACGGCGCCAACCGTATGCAGGTCCTCATCAACGACCTGCTGGCATTCTCCCGGGTCGGCCGCGTGCACAACGAGCACCAGACCGTCGATCTGGAGGAGGTGATGAGCAAGACCCTCGACAACCTCAGCGTGGCCGTCGAGGAGAGTGGGGCCGAGATCACCCACGACGTGTTGCCGACGGTCGTGGGGGACACCACCCAACTGGGCATGCTCTGGCAGAACCTGTTGTCGAACGCCATCAAGTTCCGGAGCTCCGACCGGACGCCGCACATCCACGTCAGCGCCGTATCCGCCGACGGCGTGTGGGAGTTCGCCGTCAGCGACAACGGCATCGGCATCGCACCGGAGTTCCAGGAGAAGGTCTTCATCCTCTTCCAGCGGCTGCACACCAAGGACGCCTATCCGGGTACCGGCATCGGCCTGGCGATGTGCAAGAAGATCGTGGAATTCCACGGGGGCACGATCGGAATCGACCCCGACCACACGCCGGGCACTCGCCTGGTCCTCACCCTTCCCGCCGTCGAGGCCGCGCCCGCGGCCCCGGAGAGAAAGACGCAGCCGTGA
- a CDS encoding PP2C family protein-serine/threonine phosphatase, whose product MTDQAAGRAEQYRILLVEDDDGDALLVEELLYDTGLPYTLARCHTAADARTALATRPVDCILLDLHLPDASGVQTVQAIQPDTQAAIIVLTGLDEPHAGVEALAAGAQDYLIKGKVEPDLMQRAVRYAVQRKQAERANAALQIGRLRAEENARLERGLLPEPLLSSTAVTASSRYYPGRAQALLGGDFLDVVQTDDGQVHAVIGDVSGHGPDAAALGVCLRIAWRALTLGGHRDQHLLHLLEQIHIAERTGSDLFTTCTLITLDPVRATLTLHLAGHHEPLLVTPDGVREVAAAHGIALGIAPGLGKWPATTLALPARGALIAYTDGLIEGFADSVDDTRLGVEGLLRIVDAIRTPDSGTHLDQLIARTRTLNADRHTDDLAVLRLDWNTGPEGQA is encoded by the coding sequence GTGACCGATCAGGCCGCCGGCCGCGCGGAGCAGTACCGCATCCTGCTCGTGGAGGACGACGACGGAGACGCGCTCCTGGTCGAGGAACTCCTCTACGACACCGGCCTTCCGTACACCCTCGCGCGGTGCCACACAGCCGCCGACGCACGCACGGCGCTCGCGACGCGCCCCGTCGACTGCATCCTGCTCGACCTGCACCTCCCCGACGCCTCCGGCGTGCAGACGGTCCAGGCGATCCAGCCCGACACCCAGGCCGCCATCATCGTCCTGACCGGACTGGACGAACCCCACGCGGGAGTCGAGGCCCTGGCCGCCGGCGCACAGGACTACCTCATCAAGGGCAAGGTCGAACCGGACCTGATGCAGCGTGCCGTCCGCTACGCCGTCCAGCGAAAGCAGGCCGAGCGCGCCAACGCCGCCCTCCAGATCGGCCGGCTGCGGGCCGAGGAGAACGCCCGTCTGGAACGCGGCCTGCTGCCCGAACCCCTGCTGTCCTCCACCGCCGTCACCGCCTCCAGCCGCTACTACCCAGGGCGGGCGCAGGCTCTGCTGGGTGGTGACTTCCTCGACGTCGTGCAGACCGACGACGGACAGGTGCACGCCGTCATCGGGGACGTCAGCGGTCACGGTCCCGACGCGGCCGCACTCGGCGTCTGCCTTCGCATCGCCTGGCGCGCCCTGACCCTCGGCGGCCACCGTGACCAGCACCTGCTTCATCTGCTGGAACAGATACACATCGCCGAACGCACCGGCAGCGACCTGTTCACCACCTGCACCCTCATCACCCTGGACCCGGTCAGGGCCACCCTCACGCTGCACCTGGCCGGCCACCACGAACCCCTGCTCGTCACCCCCGACGGCGTGCGGGAAGTCGCCGCCGCCCACGGCATCGCCCTCGGCATCGCCCCCGGTCTGGGCAAATGGCCGGCCACCACCCTCGCCCTGCCCGCCCGCGGCGCCCTCATCGCCTACACGGACGGTCTCATCGAGGGCTTCGCCGACAGCGTCGACGACACCCGGCTCGGAGTGGAAGGCCTGCTGCGCATCGTCGACGCGATCCGTACGCCGGACTCCGGAACCCACCTCGACCAGCTCATCGCCCGAACCCGCACCCTCAACGCCGACCGTCACACCGACGACCTCGCCGTCCTGCGCCTGGACTGGAACACCGGGCCGGAAGGACAGGCTTAG
- a CDS encoding IS1182 family transposase, whose amino-acid sequence MSLRGVELAEIPEETVRLARAVFPKGCLVMRVRDALGPVFADVDFEELFPVRGRPAVSPARLALVSVLQFAEGLTDRQAAHAVRSRLDWKYALSLELADTGFDFSVLSEFRARLAESDAGRAVFDAVLTAAGEAGLVTAGKRQRTDATHVLAVTRDLSRLEFVVETLRTALNQIAEAAGDWLVTVAAPEWFDRYSARPEDSRFPSRWAARVEHGDQCGADGMVLLQAAWSASAPPGLRHLPAVEFLRQTWVQQFHQAEGAVRWREPKNTPPGLIRLRTPHEPEARTGAKRDLGWSGYKVHLSETCEPDAPHLITHIHTTPAPVTDGAVLEDIHTALAERGLVPDEHLVDAGYVDAEQIHHARRDHSIDLVGPVGKNTNRHQVTGGFFDSTRFTIDWDQRHAVCPGGHISVSWRDTRSHRGTPVTRVRFAERHCGPCELRTSCTNAGTGRNLTLRPKAEHEILQQARTEQDTDHWRRRYGHRAGVEGSISQGVQAFGLRRSRYRGLAKTRLQHHFTGAAINLARIDAWLTGRPLARTRVSPFAALRPAG is encoded by the coding sequence GTGTCGTTGCGTGGGGTGGAGTTGGCGGAGATCCCTGAGGAGACCGTGCGGTTGGCGCGTGCGGTGTTCCCGAAGGGCTGTCTGGTGATGCGGGTACGGGATGCGCTCGGGCCGGTCTTCGCCGACGTCGATTTCGAGGAGCTGTTCCCGGTGCGAGGGCGTCCGGCGGTGTCACCGGCCCGGCTGGCGCTGGTGTCGGTGTTGCAGTTCGCGGAGGGGCTGACCGACCGGCAGGCCGCGCACGCGGTGCGCTCGCGTCTGGACTGGAAGTACGCCCTGTCGCTGGAGCTGGCCGACACGGGGTTCGACTTCTCCGTGCTCAGTGAGTTCCGGGCCCGGCTAGCCGAGTCGGATGCGGGCCGGGCGGTGTTCGACGCGGTACTGACCGCCGCCGGGGAAGCGGGGCTGGTCACGGCGGGCAAGCGGCAGCGCACGGACGCCACTCATGTACTGGCCGTGACCAGGGACCTGAGCCGGCTGGAGTTCGTGGTCGAGACGCTGCGCACGGCACTGAACCAGATCGCCGAGGCGGCCGGGGACTGGCTGGTGACCGTGGCGGCGCCGGAGTGGTTCGACCGGTACTCGGCCCGGCCGGAGGACAGCCGTTTCCCCTCCCGGTGGGCCGCCCGCGTCGAGCACGGCGACCAGTGCGGGGCCGACGGCATGGTGCTGCTCCAAGCCGCCTGGTCGGCGTCGGCACCGCCCGGCCTGCGGCATCTGCCCGCGGTGGAGTTCCTGCGTCAGACCTGGGTGCAGCAGTTCCACCAGGCCGAGGGGGCCGTGCGCTGGCGGGAGCCGAAGAACACCCCGCCCGGTCTGATCCGCTTACGCACCCCGCACGAGCCCGAGGCCAGGACCGGGGCGAAGCGGGATCTGGGCTGGTCCGGATACAAGGTTCATCTCAGCGAGACCTGCGAGCCCGACGCCCCGCACCTGATCACCCACATCCACACCACCCCGGCACCAGTGACCGACGGCGCGGTGCTGGAGGACATCCACACCGCCCTGGCTGAACGCGGACTGGTGCCGGACGAACACCTGGTGGACGCCGGATACGTGGATGCCGAGCAGATCCACCACGCCCGCCGCGATCACAGCATCGACCTCGTCGGACCGGTGGGGAAGAACACCAACCGGCACCAGGTGACCGGCGGCTTCTTCGACAGCACCCGCTTCACCATCGACTGGGACCAGCGCCACGCCGTCTGTCCTGGTGGCCACATCAGCGTTTCGTGGCGAGACACCCGCAGCCACCGAGGCACCCCGGTCACCCGCGTCCGCTTCGCCGAACGGCACTGCGGCCCCTGCGAACTGCGAACGTCCTGCACCAACGCCGGAACCGGCCGCAACCTGACCCTGCGGCCGAAAGCCGAGCACGAGATTCTTCAGCAGGCCCGCACCGAGCAGGACACCGACCACTGGCGCCGCCGCTACGGACACCGCGCCGGCGTCGAGGGCAGCATCTCCCAAGGCGTCCAAGCCTTCGGCCTGCGCAGATCCCGCTACCGCGGTCTCGCAAAGACCCGACTGCAACACCACTTCACCGGCGCCGCCATCAACCTCGCCCGCATCGATGCCTGGCTCACCGGCAGACCCCTCGCCCGCACCCGCGTCTCACCCTTCGCAGCACTCCGCCCCGCCGGATGA